The following proteins come from a genomic window of Verrucomicrobiia bacterium:
- a CDS encoding carbohydrate binding domain-containing protein, with product MKTTNSSAVPLLSRFTPWLQLRPRLLCCLCLLLGIASQTQGALTPADIPGPDGIVYPDFRQAGIPGGIPTGLIIRTSITNHSGFPNDNLDDAGALEAAAAAAAAAGGGVVTIPAGNFYLDRPAIITNDNVVLRGAGSGSTKFFFRYSAPTNAVKFYKPATNAVVRANTWIEIHADPTNLVILRIKYNNTTLSAVTNAPGSWGARFFLTMSGGTAINAAGAGTRTLTAIAEYTGGIVRSNNITVNLVSGTDPNPNRTPSMLGAITFAGAGNIGNKFLLTANGTRGATTLTVTNTHNIVTGDAIELVAPATDRWDDEVDNLCTGDLFRHYLYKVTSVSGNVLTLNQPLRIDYPTIDGSYVQKFVPLRNCGVENFSLEQTKNLWTSGVMFSKVWECWATGMNVKKAGRFPIYTLTAKWCEIRNCTFDDAWWKGDGGTAYVGWEKSYDCLMENVTTYKMRHAPLVQWSAAGNVIRNSFFYDSDAQWHSGWTHENLFENNIIECNIGNGSYGYGMWASPPEDVQHGPNGPRNVIYNNDVTSPKTGVWLGGQNREWLILHNRFATDSGQGVYAKDSSSDHIIEGNVFSMKNGINGIWLNTANCTGVEVVNNKFYGVANSSEIVGGAIGAAVSTGNTTADYITPVTWVNNGFENNLANWNNSGDGGMSAVNASAKRTGGYGLRVTDTNPSAGSSLYSQAFTVQPGKGYLCRFWAKSVTGSGLGVYLKFYNSGGTEILSVSTGVPSNGIWAKYYVEEVSPPGAATAKIWIRAYHADTVTMDLDDFEFGELPFEIANPSFENGTNFWNFSADNSMSTITSGAAKTGTYGLHIVDNSATLGSSAESVSFAVTPGKTYQCRFWGRITSGSGLAVYLDYETSGGSPISPPTYEEIPTNTTEWRQYIVRGVAPTNAATVKVWVHSYSGAIVTGDVDDLVLSEVEPRPVPALASIYAWQKNPWIPFALTNPGFESNFTGWDTTADGGMSSAVAAAAYAGTKGLRVIDGVTNAGSSVASVNFPAEAGKNYQVRYRAKNVSGSGIGMYIQFFNSGGTNIGQQVQGLGTSTSWAAYTLNAVAPANTVSVRVWIHSYNANIVTADFDEIEFGEYGILP from the coding sequence ATGAAGACGACCAACTCCTCTGCCGTACCCCTATTGTCACGTTTCACCCCCTGGCTTCAGCTCAGACCACGACTGCTGTGTTGTCTTTGCCTGCTCCTTGGCATAGCCAGCCAGACACAAGGCGCGCTGACGCCAGCAGATATTCCCGGACCCGATGGCATCGTCTATCCGGACTTTCGACAGGCGGGTATTCCGGGCGGCATCCCCACTGGGCTCATCATCCGTACGTCGATCACGAATCACAGTGGGTTTCCGAATGATAATCTGGATGATGCGGGTGCGCTTGAAGCCGCGGCGGCAGCAGCAGCGGCAGCTGGCGGCGGTGTGGTGACGATCCCGGCTGGTAACTTCTACCTCGACCGCCCTGCCATCATCACGAATGACAACGTGGTCTTGCGTGGCGCGGGCAGCGGCTCGACCAAGTTCTTCTTCCGTTACTCGGCGCCAACGAATGCGGTGAAGTTCTACAAGCCTGCAACGAATGCGGTCGTACGCGCCAACACATGGATCGAGATTCACGCAGACCCCACAAACTTGGTGATCTTGCGCATAAAGTATAACAACACCACGCTCAGCGCGGTGACAAATGCGCCGGGCAGTTGGGGTGCGCGTTTCTTCCTAACGATGAGCGGTGGCACAGCGATCAATGCCGCAGGTGCGGGCACAAGAACGCTTACGGCGATCGCGGAATACACGGGTGGCATCGTACGCTCGAATAACATCACGGTGAATCTGGTGAGCGGGACGGATCCGAATCCGAACCGCACACCAAGCATGCTGGGAGCGATCACTTTTGCTGGTGCGGGCAATATCGGGAACAAGTTTCTGCTGACGGCCAATGGCACGCGCGGGGCCACCACGCTTACGGTGACCAATACGCATAACATCGTAACAGGTGATGCGATCGAACTGGTAGCCCCAGCCACTGACCGATGGGATGATGAAGTGGACAATCTCTGTACGGGCGACCTGTTCCGACATTATCTCTACAAGGTCACCAGTGTGAGCGGCAATGTGCTCACGCTAAACCAGCCTTTGCGCATCGATTATCCGACGATCGATGGTTCCTACGTACAGAAATTCGTTCCGCTCCGTAATTGCGGTGTGGAGAACTTTTCTTTGGAACAGACTAAGAATCTTTGGACGAGCGGGGTGATGTTCTCAAAGGTTTGGGAATGCTGGGCCACCGGAATGAATGTCAAGAAAGCGGGGCGTTTCCCGATCTATACCTTAACGGCGAAGTGGTGCGAGATTCGCAACTGCACCTTTGATGATGCGTGGTGGAAGGGTGACGGCGGCACGGCCTATGTGGGCTGGGAGAAGTCCTACGATTGCCTCATGGAGAATGTGACCACCTATAAGATGCGTCATGCACCGCTGGTGCAATGGTCTGCAGCGGGCAATGTCATCCGCAACAGCTTCTTCTACGACAGCGATGCGCAGTGGCACTCCGGCTGGACCCACGAAAACCTGTTCGAGAACAACATCATCGAATGCAACATCGGCAATGGCAGCTATGGCTACGGCATGTGGGCCTCGCCACCAGAAGATGTGCAGCATGGCCCGAATGGTCCGCGCAATGTGATCTACAACAACGATGTGACCTCGCCGAAGACGGGTGTTTGGCTGGGTGGTCAGAACCGTGAATGGCTCATCCTGCACAACCGCTTTGCCACGGACTCCGGCCAGGGCGTTTATGCGAAGGACAGCAGCAGTGATCATATCATCGAAGGCAATGTCTTCTCCATGAAGAACGGCATCAATGGCATCTGGCTGAACACGGCCAACTGCACAGGCGTGGAAGTGGTGAACAATAAATTCTACGGCGTGGCGAACAGTTCGGAGATCGTGGGCGGTGCTATCGGTGCGGCTGTTTCCACCGGTAATACGACGGCAGACTACATCACACCGGTGACATGGGTGAATAACGGCTTCGAAAACAACCTCGCGAATTGGAATAATTCCGGTGACGGTGGCATGAGCGCGGTGAACGCCTCAGCCAAGCGCACGGGTGGATATGGGTTGCGAGTGACTGACACGAATCCCTCAGCAGGTTCTTCTTTATATTCGCAGGCATTCACCGTTCAACCGGGCAAAGGCTATCTCTGCCGCTTCTGGGCAAAGTCGGTCACCGGTTCCGGGCTGGGTGTCTATCTAAAATTCTACAACTCTGGCGGCACGGAAATCCTAAGCGTCAGTACAGGAGTTCCTAGCAACGGCATTTGGGCAAAGTATTACGTGGAGGAAGTCTCCCCACCTGGTGCAGCCACAGCAAAGATCTGGATCCGTGCTTATCATGCGGACACCGTCACCATGGATTTGGATGATTTCGAATTCGGCGAATTGCCATTCGAGATCGCCAATCCAAGCTTCGAGAACGGCACAAACTTCTGGAACTTCTCGGCGGATAACAGCATGAGCACGATCACCTCGGGGGCGGCTAAAACGGGTACGTATGGTCTGCACATCGTGGATAACAGTGCCACGTTGGGCTCATCGGCTGAGAGCGTGAGCTTTGCGGTCACTCCGGGTAAAACGTATCAGTGCCGGTTCTGGGGGCGGATCACTTCGGGCAGCGGATTGGCAGTCTATCTGGATTACGAAACCTCTGGTGGCAGCCCCATCTCGCCGCCGACGTATGAGGAGATTCCGACGAATACCACGGAGTGGCGTCAATACATTGTGCGCGGGGTGGCCCCGACGAATGCAGCGACGGTGAAGGTGTGGGTGCATTCTTACTCAGGGGCGATTGTCACAGGTGATGTGGATGACTTGGTGCTCTCGGAAGTGGAGCCACGACCCGTCCCTGCTCTCGCCTCCATCTATGCATGGCAAAAGAATCCTTGGATACCGTTCGCGCTGACGAATCCGGGCTTTGAGAGTAACTTCACGGGCTGGGATACCACAGCGGATGGCGGCATGAGTTCTGCAGTGGCTGCAGCTGCTTATGCGGGCACAAAAGGTCTACGTGTGATCGATGGTGTGACAAATGCTGGTTCCTCCGTCGCTTCCGTCAACTTCCCGGCGGAAGCGGGCAAGAACTATCAAGTGCGTTATCGCGCGAAGAATGTTTCAGGCAGTGGCATTGGAATGTATATCCAGTTCTTCAATTCCGGTGGAACGAACATCGGCCAGCAGGTGCAAGGCTTGGGAACGTCCACATCTTGGGCAGCCTATACCTTAAACGCGGTCGCTCCGGCCAATACGGTAAGCGTTCGTGTCTGGATACATTCCTACAACGCCAACATCGTCACGGCCGACTTTGATGAGATCGAATTCGGCGAGTATGGGATTCTGCCTTGA
- a CDS encoding response regulator transcription factor has protein sequence MKKKIRILIVDDHSLMRIGLVTSINVETDMVVVAEASTGAQALEQYAKHLPDIVLMDVRLPGFTGDKVTTQLCVQHPDAKVIMLSTYDGHEDIFRCIQAGARSYLSKDIPLDELLLAIRSVHMGQNYLPPAIAARLVDRMHGPELSNRELDVLQQIVKGRSNKEVASVLSIAETTVKDHVSNILIKLKASDRTQASTIAIQRGIVHLE, from the coding sequence ATGAAGAAGAAAATTCGCATCCTCATCGTCGATGATCATTCACTCATGCGCATCGGACTCGTGACATCCATCAACGTGGAGACAGACATGGTGGTGGTGGCGGAGGCCAGCACGGGTGCGCAGGCATTGGAGCAATATGCCAAGCATCTGCCGGACATCGTGCTGATGGATGTGCGCTTGCCGGGATTTACTGGAGACAAAGTGACCACACAACTCTGTGTGCAACATCCGGATGCCAAGGTCATCATGCTCTCCACCTACGATGGTCATGAAGACATTTTCCGCTGCATCCAGGCAGGGGCGCGCTCGTATCTTTCCAAGGATATTCCGCTGGATGAATTACTGCTCGCTATCCGTAGCGTGCATATGGGACAGAACTATTTGCCGCCTGCTATCGCTGCACGACTGGTGGATCGGATGCATGGGCCGGAATTGAGCAATCGCGAGCTGGATGTATTGCAGCAGATCGTGAAAGGACGCTCGAACAAGGAAGTAGCAAGTGTGCTGTCTATCGCGGAGACGACGGTAAAAGATCACGTCAGCAACATCCTCATCAAGCTCAAGGCGAGTGACCGTACGCAGGCGAGCACAATTGCGATACAGCGGGGTATCGTACACTTGGAATGA
- a CDS encoding sensor histidine kinase — protein MMSRLAICRTFAMACVVLLAFCHLSPALFADNKLPLLTQAQQIRQLTPEEAAKNYPVKVQAVVTFYRQDICRELTIQDGTGGIYVTNTSPKGYRLKAGDLVELTGISGPGSYAPVIILSNLTVLGHEGLPPAREMPIERLFTGAEDCQWLQVRGTVRSTTKLRTDGAFMLQFDLATSGGVISVRVPNYDATFAERLVDSEIMVKGACMTFFNNRRQMTGIRLAVPDFDQITILKPAPADAFAVSARTINSLHQFAPEAAFGHRVKVHGTVLHQESGQSLFIRDETQGLWVKTKQAMPLNIGDQVEVLGFPATGGYSPTLEDAIYKKTSSGVAPAPIPLTPDIARNGAHDADLVQLEGQLLEWIQTPTEHVLIVQNQDWTYRAHLAKTNNATFTPPPQFSQIQLTGICQIQVGGQRWPQAFHLLLRNPADVLLLRSAPWWNRTRVMVALGTTSVLCFAGLIWIITLKRQVRLQTAVIQQKVEREAVLEERTRIAREFHDTIEQQLGAILLQLQAARSRLETSPEFSKRALNLIESMLRHTQSETRHSVWDLRARALEDGHLGTALSATASYVRNGSSVNVDVSVTGEPRPLPGLVESHLLRISQEATANAVKHARAHSIKIELAYRNDDVRLIVADDGQGFQPESAPSGQSGHFGLLGMRERAEKIGGQLHISSAPGRGARIEITVTA, from the coding sequence ATGATGAGCCGCTTGGCCATATGCCGTACCTTTGCGATGGCTTGTGTCGTGCTATTGGCATTCTGCCATCTTTCCCCTGCTCTTTTTGCCGATAACAAGCTGCCCCTGCTCACTCAGGCACAGCAGATCCGCCAGCTCACACCTGAGGAAGCCGCCAAGAATTACCCAGTGAAGGTGCAGGCAGTCGTGACGTTTTATCGACAGGATATTTGCCGTGAATTGACGATCCAAGATGGCACAGGCGGCATCTATGTGACGAATACCTCGCCGAAGGGTTATCGGCTCAAGGCCGGCGACCTCGTGGAACTCACCGGCATCAGCGGGCCGGGAAGTTATGCGCCGGTCATCATCCTCTCCAATCTCACGGTGCTGGGCCATGAAGGTCTGCCTCCTGCACGCGAGATGCCAATCGAACGGCTCTTCACTGGCGCGGAAGATTGTCAGTGGCTGCAAGTGCGCGGAACTGTCCGCTCCACTACGAAGCTGCGGACGGATGGTGCGTTCATGTTGCAGTTTGATCTGGCGACAAGCGGTGGGGTGATCTCTGTTCGCGTGCCCAACTATGACGCCACGTTTGCCGAACGGTTGGTGGATTCTGAGATCATGGTCAAAGGCGCGTGCATGACCTTCTTCAACAACCGCAGGCAGATGACCGGTATCCGTCTTGCTGTTCCGGACTTCGACCAAATCACCATTCTCAAACCTGCGCCAGCGGATGCTTTTGCGGTCTCTGCTCGAACAATCAACAGCCTGCACCAGTTCGCGCCAGAAGCCGCTTTCGGGCATCGCGTGAAAGTGCATGGAACGGTATTACATCAGGAATCCGGGCAGTCGCTTTTCATTCGTGACGAGACACAAGGCTTGTGGGTTAAAACCAAGCAGGCAATGCCGCTCAATATCGGCGATCAAGTGGAGGTATTAGGCTTTCCGGCCACTGGCGGATATTCACCAACACTCGAAGATGCCATCTATAAGAAGACATCGAGTGGTGTGGCACCAGCACCGATTCCCTTGACTCCAGACATCGCACGTAACGGGGCGCATGACGCAGATCTCGTGCAATTAGAGGGGCAATTGCTGGAATGGATCCAAACGCCGACGGAACATGTGCTCATTGTGCAGAACCAGGATTGGACCTATCGCGCACATCTGGCGAAAACGAACAATGCGACCTTCACACCACCACCGCAGTTCAGCCAAATACAACTTACCGGCATCTGTCAGATACAAGTAGGCGGACAACGTTGGCCCCAGGCTTTTCATCTGCTGCTGCGCAATCCGGCGGATGTGCTGCTGTTACGCTCTGCGCCTTGGTGGAATCGCACGCGTGTCATGGTGGCTCTAGGAACTACGAGCGTGCTGTGCTTCGCCGGACTCATCTGGATCATCACGCTCAAGCGGCAGGTGCGCCTACAGACCGCCGTCATCCAGCAAAAGGTGGAGCGCGAGGCGGTCTTGGAAGAGCGCACACGCATCGCCAGAGAGTTTCACGACACCATTGAACAACAGCTCGGCGCCATTCTCCTGCAACTTCAAGCAGCGCGATCACGGCTGGAGACTTCACCAGAATTTTCGAAGCGCGCGCTCAATTTGATCGAGTCCATGTTGCGGCATACGCAATCGGAGACGCGTCATTCGGTATGGGATTTGCGGGCACGTGCCTTGGAGGATGGACATCTCGGCACCGCGCTCTCAGCCACGGCCAGCTATGTGCGCAATGGTTCCTCGGTGAATGTGGATGTCTCCGTGACGGGTGAGCCACGTCCCCTGCCCGGCTTGGTGGAGAGCCATTTGCTGCGTATCAGCCAGGAGGCGACGGCGAACGCCGTTAAACATGCGCGCGCTCATAGCATCAAGATCGAGCTCGCTTATCGGAATGATGATGTGCGGCTGATCGTGGCAGATGATGGGCAAGGTTTTCAGCCGGAGTCCGCACCTTCTGGCCAGTCAGGACATTTCGGCCTGCTCGGCATGCGTGAACGCGCTGAAAAAATCGGCGGGCAGCTCCACATCTCCAGCGCACCGGGACGAGGTGCCAGAATTGAAATCACTGTGACCGCATGA
- a CDS encoding sugar kinase, whose translation MSTLNVKPAGSCRWDMLALGEIMLRLDPGEGRVRTTREFKVWEGGGEYNVARGLRRCFGMKTAVATAFADNDVGRLLEDFILQGGVATDYIKWEKFDGIGRDTRNGLNFTERGYGMRGAVGIPDRGNTAASHLKPGDFDWDQIFGKDGVRWLHTGGIFAALSDTTPQLVIDCVKKAKQYGTIVSYDLNYRPSLWKSIGGQKRAQEVNREIAKYVDVMIGNEEDFTASLGFHVEGADENLLHIDVTAFKRMIEAAIKEFPNFKATATTLRAAKTATINDWNAIAWYNGNFFQSRQYPDLEILDRVGGGDSFASGFIYGLMTTGDAQKAVEYGAAHGALAMTTPGDTSMADKGEVEKLMKGGGARVQR comes from the coding sequence ATGTCTACTTTGAACGTTAAACCCGCCGGTTCCTGCCGCTGGGACATGCTGGCCCTCGGTGAAATCATGCTGCGTCTGGACCCCGGTGAAGGCCGTGTCCGCACCACCCGTGAATTCAAGGTCTGGGAAGGCGGCGGCGAATATAACGTGGCGCGCGGTCTCCGCCGTTGCTTCGGCATGAAGACGGCTGTGGCCACTGCCTTCGCCGATAACGATGTGGGTCGTCTCCTCGAAGACTTCATCCTCCAAGGCGGCGTGGCCACGGATTACATCAAGTGGGAGAAGTTCGACGGCATCGGCCGCGACACCCGCAATGGTTTGAACTTCACCGAGCGCGGTTACGGTATGCGTGGTGCAGTGGGCATCCCGGATCGTGGCAACACGGCGGCGAGCCATCTCAAGCCCGGTGATTTCGATTGGGACCAGATCTTCGGCAAAGACGGCGTGCGTTGGTTGCACACCGGCGGCATCTTCGCCGCTCTCTCGGACACGACACCTCAGCTCGTGATCGATTGCGTGAAGAAGGCCAAGCAATACGGCACCATCGTTTCCTATGATTTGAACTACCGTCCTTCCCTCTGGAAGAGCATCGGTGGTCAGAAGCGCGCGCAGGAAGTGAACCGAGAGATCGCGAAGTATGTCGATGTGATGATCGGCAACGAAGAAGACTTCACCGCGAGCCTCGGTTTCCACGTGGAAGGTGCGGATGAAAACCTCCTGCACATCGACGTGACGGCGTTCAAGCGCATGATTGAAGCGGCCATCAAGGAATTCCCGAACTTCAAGGCCACGGCCACGACGTTGCGCGCGGCGAAGACGGCGACGATCAATGACTGGAATGCGATCGCCTGGTACAACGGCAACTTCTTCCAGAGCCGTCAGTATCCTGATCTCGAGATTCTCGACCGCGTGGGCGGTGGCGACAGCTTCGCCTCCGGTTTCATCTATGGTCTGATGACCACGGGTGACGCACAGAAGGCCGTGGAGTACGGTGCCGCGCACGGTGCCTTGGCCATGACGACCCCGGGCGATACCTCGATGGCCGACAAGGGCGAAGTCGAGAAGCTCATGAAGGGCGGCGGTGCCCGCGTGCAGCGCTAA
- a CDS encoding glycosyltransferase family A protein codes for MVNTAPLVSIIIATYNRSNVLAIAIESVMAQTYQNWELLVIGDACTDDTAEVVTRFADPRIRFHNLGQNVGEQSGPNNEGMRRAKGKYFAFLNHDDLWLPEHLEQAVAILEKSDADLVYGLTGVAETAGRHFLYGANPDGCYDPGMFVPATAWVFRRELFESVGPWKFYREIHNFPSQDWLFRAWQSGKKLRLFPHLTAMIVPSVAQPDAYSKRLAKPQEECWKRIRDEPAFREQELINHALSFRTEALKWYPASTLLKSAFKNWIRKMTVKLGWHPATIHYWLTDRRKGSAIDRARKRRGLPPKER; via the coding sequence ATGGTTAATACGGCACCACTGGTTTCTATCATCATCGCGACATATAATCGCAGCAATGTGCTGGCCATCGCGATTGAGTCGGTGATGGCGCAGACGTATCAAAACTGGGAGCTGCTGGTGATCGGAGATGCATGCACGGATGACACGGCAGAGGTAGTCACCCGGTTTGCCGACCCTCGCATCCGTTTTCATAATCTTGGCCAGAACGTTGGCGAACAGTCCGGGCCGAACAACGAGGGGATGCGTCGGGCGAAGGGGAAATATTTCGCCTTTTTGAACCACGATGACTTGTGGTTGCCAGAGCATTTGGAGCAAGCCGTGGCTATCTTGGAGAAGTCAGATGCGGATCTGGTTTACGGTCTGACCGGAGTGGCTGAAACTGCTGGCCGCCACTTTCTTTACGGTGCCAATCCTGATGGCTGCTATGATCCCGGAATGTTCGTGCCAGCCACGGCGTGGGTGTTCCGGCGTGAACTTTTCGAGAGTGTTGGGCCATGGAAGTTTTACCGGGAGATACACAATTTTCCTTCGCAAGACTGGCTCTTTCGCGCGTGGCAAAGTGGAAAGAAACTCCGCCTGTTTCCCCATTTGACTGCGATGATCGTGCCATCAGTCGCACAGCCGGATGCATACTCCAAACGGCTGGCCAAACCGCAAGAAGAATGCTGGAAACGCATCCGGGATGAGCCCGCTTTTCGGGAGCAGGAACTGATCAACCATGCACTTAGTTTCCGGACCGAGGCTTTGAAGTGGTATCCGGCAAGTACTTTGTTGAAAAGTGCATTCAAGAACTGGATACGCAAGATGACTGTGAAGCTGGGTTGGCATCCGGCCACGATACATTACTGGCTGACAGACCGGCGTAAAGGCTCGGCGATAGACCGGGCACGCAAACGGCGCGGCTTGCCACCCAAGGAGCGATGA
- a CDS encoding dTDP-4-dehydrorhamnose 3,5-epimerase family protein, whose product MAAKSQKTNKAEEGLLAGCRKDVQSITADWTPLQSLIEGVKLREVKHVPKENGHLTEIFRKDWALDTGEIDQVFQVSLLPGGLSAWHTHRVTTDRLFITGGLVKIVLYDARQGSSTFGLVNVFRLGTTRPGLVVIPPGVWHGVQNLGSDMGQVLNLVDKAYQYEDPDHWRLPWDTDKIPYRFSKGINS is encoded by the coding sequence ATGGCTGCCAAATCACAGAAAACAAACAAAGCTGAGGAAGGACTGCTTGCCGGATGTCGCAAAGATGTTCAAAGCATCACCGCTGATTGGACTCCGTTGCAGAGCCTTATCGAAGGTGTGAAGTTGCGTGAAGTGAAGCATGTGCCAAAAGAAAATGGGCATCTTACGGAGATTTTTCGCAAAGACTGGGCACTTGATACAGGCGAGATCGATCAGGTTTTCCAGGTGAGCCTGTTGCCGGGTGGGTTGTCTGCATGGCATACGCATCGTGTCACGACTGACCGGTTGTTCATCACCGGTGGATTGGTGAAGATCGTCCTTTATGATGCGCGCCAAGGTTCATCTACTTTCGGATTGGTGAATGTCTTCCGTCTGGGCACGACGCGGCCGGGCTTGGTTGTGATTCCACCGGGGGTGTGGCATGGTGTGCAAAACCTCGGTTCAGATATGGGCCAAGTCTTGAATCTAGTGGATAAGGCATATCAGTACGAAGACCCGGACCATTGGCGGTTGCCGTGGGATACGGATAAGATTCCATATCGTTTTAGCAAAGGCATCAATTCCTAA
- the ggt gene encoding gamma-glutamyltransferase: MQRREFLKTLPVVVGGVTMAGMLRPVTARAASPHGVAATVHPLATKVALDTLKKGGNAVDAAIAAGLMLGVVDGFNSGIGGGCFLVIRRANGEVAVIDGREMAPSGATRDMYVKNGKAMPELSLTGPLASGVPGELAAFDYAQKNYGKLKLADVILPAAEIAEKGFRISQEYADRLNRVVKDLALFPASKEIFLKANGSGYKFTELLKQADLAKTYRTIGEQGVEWFYKGEFAKRAAEWMKANGGIITAEDFADYQPKLRDPLRTKYRDYEIVGMPPPSSGGVHVAQILNILEHFNLVQYGPESLEMYHLIIESMKLAFADRAWWLGDPDFVSVPRGLVSKAYAQELALRVNQRQAGKVEKHSVPPNATTDIFRKHTTHFTVADGEGNWVACTATINTTFGSKVVVPGTGVVLNNEMDDFSIQPGVPNSFGLLGNEANAVAPGKRPLSSMSPTIVLKNGQPVFSVGAAGGPTIISQVLLALVRYIDFGFPPSRLLEQPNLHHQWNPDEVKIEAKAGPYIMDALKARGHTLKQMSSFGACQAIARTSDGQFQGAGDPRVNGKADVL; the protein is encoded by the coding sequence ATGCAGCGGCGTGAATTTTTAAAGACACTTCCGGTGGTGGTGGGCGGCGTCACCATGGCCGGGATGTTGCGACCGGTCACGGCCCGTGCAGCCAGTCCGCATGGTGTGGCGGCCACTGTCCATCCTTTGGCTACGAAAGTGGCACTCGATACATTAAAGAAAGGTGGTAATGCTGTTGATGCCGCCATCGCAGCCGGTCTCATGCTGGGGGTGGTGGATGGTTTTAATTCCGGCATTGGTGGCGGCTGCTTCTTGGTCATCCGTCGGGCCAATGGTGAAGTCGCAGTGATTGATGGACGCGAAATGGCTCCCTCAGGTGCCACTCGCGATATGTATGTGAAGAACGGCAAGGCGATGCCTGAGTTGAGCCTCACGGGCCCCTTGGCCTCCGGTGTTCCGGGCGAGTTGGCCGCTTTTGATTATGCACAGAAAAATTATGGCAAACTCAAGCTGGCGGATGTGATCCTGCCTGCTGCGGAGATCGCTGAAAAAGGATTCCGGATCTCTCAGGAATATGCCGACCGTTTGAATCGGGTGGTGAAGGACTTGGCCCTGTTTCCAGCGAGCAAAGAGATTTTTCTTAAGGCAAACGGGTCCGGGTACAAGTTCACTGAACTGTTGAAGCAGGCTGATCTGGCCAAAACCTATCGCACGATCGGTGAACAAGGGGTGGAGTGGTTTTATAAAGGTGAATTTGCAAAACGAGCGGCGGAGTGGATGAAAGCCAATGGAGGCATCATCACGGCTGAAGACTTCGCTGATTATCAACCTAAGCTTCGTGATCCTTTACGGACTAAATACCGTGATTATGAGATCGTAGGGATGCCGCCACCGAGTTCCGGGGGTGTTCATGTGGCGCAAATATTGAACATTCTCGAACACTTCAATCTCGTGCAATACGGGCCTGAATCGCTGGAGATGTATCATCTCATCATCGAATCGATGAAGCTGGCATTCGCGGATCGTGCGTGGTGGTTGGGCGATCCAGATTTCGTATCCGTTCCTCGTGGACTGGTTAGCAAGGCTTACGCTCAAGAACTGGCTTTGCGCGTGAATCAAAGGCAGGCTGGTAAAGTTGAGAAACACAGCGTTCCTCCAAACGCGACGACGGACATCTTCCGCAAACACACGACTCACTTCACCGTGGCTGATGGAGAAGGCAACTGGGTGGCTTGCACCGCCACGATCAATACGACGTTTGGTTCTAAGGTGGTGGTGCCGGGGACTGGAGTGGTATTGAACAATGAGATGGATGACTTTTCCATCCAGCCGGGTGTGCCCAATTCCTTCGGCCTTCTGGGGAATGAAGCCAATGCTGTGGCGCCGGGTAAACGTCCTCTGTCCAGCATGAGCCCAACGATCGTCTTGAAAAATGGCCAGCCGGTCTTTTCCGTGGGAGCTGCTGGGGGGCCTACGATCATCAGCCAAGTGTTGTTGGCACTTGTGCGTTATATCGATTTCGGTTTTCCGCCGTCGCGTTTGTTGGAGCAACCCAATCTGCATCATCAATGGAACCCGGACGAGGTGAAGATCGAGGCAAAGGCGGGCCCTTATATCATGGATGCCTTGAAAGCCCGGGGACACACGCTGAAACAGATGAGTTCGTTTGGAGCCTGCCAGGCGATTGCGCGTACATCAGATGGGCAATTCCAAGGGGCCGGTGATCCGCGTGTAAATGGCAAGGCAGACGTGTTGTGA